In Streptomyces sp. SN-593, a single genomic region encodes these proteins:
- a CDS encoding lysine N(6)-hydroxylase/L-ornithine N(5)-oxygenase family protein, with protein sequence MNPTPSGADGATPAPAEEPLDLLGIGIGPFNLSLAALADGVPGLTAAFYEQRPDFRWHPGLLIEGATLQVPFLADLVTLADPTSNWTFLNWLRSRDRLFPFYFAERFHVHRAEYDAYCRWVAESLPTTHFGQQVDCVRWNPARALFEVDHTHVDAHGEAEALARTHARHLVIGVGTRPHVPEPLRPLADSPAAPVVHSSRYLQERARLLDAEHITVIGSGQSGAEVFLDLLRNRPVGRERLTWLARTPAFAPMEYSKLGLEHFTPDYTRYFHGLAEPVRDRLVPQQWQLHKGIDTETIAAIHDELYRRSLEGGWPDAVLTPGVSVRTAGRLGTQSVELHLEHAEQGGRTRMVTNAVVLATGYEERPLDRLLDPLAPYVERDEAGRPRIDARYRMRLDPSVSGRVYVQNAERHSHGVGAPDLGLAAWRSAVVLNDLTALLTGQEHYRLPERTAFTTFGLGVPSDSRSAPAPAADLRTRG encoded by the coding sequence ATGAACCCCACCCCGTCCGGCGCCGACGGCGCCACGCCCGCGCCCGCGGAGGAACCCCTCGACCTGCTCGGCATCGGCATCGGGCCGTTCAACCTGTCGCTGGCCGCACTCGCCGACGGCGTCCCCGGCCTGACCGCCGCCTTCTACGAGCAGCGCCCCGACTTCCGCTGGCACCCCGGGCTGCTGATCGAGGGCGCCACCCTCCAGGTGCCCTTCCTCGCCGACCTGGTGACCCTCGCCGACCCCACCAGCAACTGGACGTTCCTGAACTGGCTGCGCAGCCGCGACCGGCTCTTCCCGTTCTACTTCGCCGAGCGCTTCCACGTGCACCGCGCCGAGTACGACGCCTACTGCCGCTGGGTCGCCGAGTCGCTGCCCACCACCCACTTCGGCCAGCAGGTCGACTGCGTGCGGTGGAACCCGGCCCGCGCGCTGTTCGAGGTGGACCACACGCACGTCGACGCGCACGGCGAGGCGGAGGCGCTGGCGCGCACCCACGCCCGGCACCTGGTGATCGGCGTCGGCACGCGGCCGCACGTCCCCGAGCCGCTGCGGCCGCTGGCGGACTCGCCGGCGGCGCCGGTCGTGCACTCCTCGCGCTACCTCCAGGAGCGGGCCCGGCTGCTGGACGCCGAGCACATCACGGTGATCGGCTCCGGGCAGTCCGGCGCGGAGGTCTTCCTGGACCTGCTGCGCAACCGCCCGGTCGGCCGGGAGCGGCTGACCTGGCTGGCCCGCACCCCCGCGTTCGCGCCCATGGAGTACAGCAAGCTCGGCCTGGAGCACTTCACCCCCGACTACACCCGCTACTTCCACGGCCTGGCCGAACCGGTCCGGGACCGGTTGGTGCCGCAGCAGTGGCAGTTGCACAAGGGCATCGACACCGAGACGATCGCCGCGATCCACGACGAGCTCTACCGCCGCTCCCTGGAGGGCGGTTGGCCCGACGCGGTGCTCACCCCCGGCGTCAGCGTCCGCACCGCCGGCCGGCTCGGCACGCAGAGCGTCGAACTGCACCTGGAACACGCCGAGCAGGGCGGCCGCACCCGGATGGTGACCAACGCGGTGGTGCTGGCCACCGGTTACGAGGAGCGCCCCCTCGACCGCCTGCTCGACCCGCTCGCGCCGTACGTCGAGCGGGACGAGGCGGGGCGGCCGAGGATCGACGCCCGCTACCGGATGCGGCTGGACCCGTCGGTCTCCGGCCGGGTCTACGTGCAGAACGCCGAGCGTCACTCGCACGGCGTGGGCGCCCCGGACCTGGGTCTCGCGGCGTGGCGCTCCGCGGTGGTGCTCAACGACCTGACCGCCCTGCTGACCGGGCAGGAGCACTACCGGCTGCCGGAGCGGACCGCCTTCACCACCTTCGGCCTCGGCGTCCCCTCCGACAGCCGGAGCGCGCCGGCGCCCGCGGCCGACCTGCGCACCCGCGGCTGA
- the pepN gene encoding aminopeptidase N: MPALNRAEAETRARDLAVAHYAVDLDLTQGEEHFGSTTVIRFTALRDCDSFAEIEPAALHRALLDGVPIDTALVDGDRLPLPGLTQGPHELRVEADMGYSRTGEGMHRFTDPADGETYLYTQMFLADVRRVFAAFDQPDLKARFDVAVTAPEHWTVLGNGVATRTAPGRWQMATTPPLPTYVVAVAAGPYHAVRAEHAGLPFALHARRSLAPHLDRAAPDLLAFTFRCFDRYREMFAEPYPFDSYDQVFVPEFNFGAMENPGLVVLRDEYVHRSDATPTELRNRAVVIAHEMAHMWFGDLVTLRWWDDIWLNESFAEYMGYQVVSEDPEFAGAWTDYGANRKYRGSDSDQRPSTHPVAPLPEDVPDTASALTNIDGISYAKGGSALRQLVTWMGREDFLTGLDAHFARHRFGNARLADLIDSLAAATERDVPAWAQAWLRTTGVDTLTPSASPAPGGWRLEIGHSGERPHRIDVGLYDRAADDPARLVLRERATVDITATSAVERRTFDGARPDLVLLNDGDLSFVKVRFDDRSWEALRDALGSIPDPLARSVAWNAARDLVRDARLAPADYLDLVARHLPAESDPSIVHGVLTFARVTVADRYLDPRARPGALAGLAATARALLAEGHAGNRLTATRALVVSALGDEDAAELRAWYDKDASPGGDGAPDQELRWLLLGRLAVLGAAGPADIDAELARDPGAAGHEAAARCRAALPDADAKAAAWQAIFHESRSNHLLGAAAEGFWQPEQRDLLADYLPRYYPDAITVAARRGPAVSDAVARRGFPVAEVTPQALALGRAALEDPALTPALRRSFADQLDDLARALRVRQVFGG, encoded by the coding sequence ATGCCTGCCCTCAACCGCGCCGAAGCCGAGACCCGTGCCCGTGACCTGGCCGTGGCGCACTACGCGGTCGACCTCGACCTCACCCAGGGTGAGGAACACTTCGGCTCGACCACCGTCATCCGCTTCACGGCACTGCGGGACTGCGACAGCTTCGCCGAGATCGAGCCGGCCGCCCTGCACCGCGCGCTGCTCGACGGCGTCCCGATCGACACCGCGCTGGTCGACGGCGACCGGCTGCCGCTGCCCGGGCTCACGCAGGGCCCGCACGAGCTGCGGGTCGAGGCCGACATGGGCTACTCGCGCACCGGCGAGGGCATGCACCGCTTCACCGACCCCGCCGACGGCGAGACGTACCTGTACACCCAGATGTTCCTCGCCGACGTGCGACGGGTCTTCGCCGCCTTCGACCAGCCCGACCTGAAGGCGCGCTTCGACGTGGCCGTCACCGCGCCGGAGCACTGGACGGTGCTCGGCAACGGCGTCGCCACCCGCACCGCGCCCGGCCGCTGGCAGATGGCCACCACCCCGCCGCTGCCCACGTACGTCGTCGCGGTCGCCGCCGGCCCGTACCACGCGGTGCGCGCCGAGCACGCCGGGCTGCCCTTCGCCCTGCACGCCCGCCGCTCGCTCGCCCCCCACCTGGACCGGGCCGCACCCGACCTGCTCGCCTTCACCTTCCGCTGCTTCGACCGCTACCGCGAGATGTTCGCCGAGCCGTACCCGTTCGACTCCTACGACCAGGTGTTCGTGCCCGAGTTCAACTTCGGCGCGATGGAGAACCCCGGCCTGGTGGTGCTCCGCGACGAGTACGTCCACCGCTCCGACGCCACCCCCACCGAACTGCGCAACCGCGCGGTGGTCATCGCGCACGAGATGGCCCACATGTGGTTCGGCGACCTGGTCACCCTGCGCTGGTGGGACGACATCTGGCTGAACGAGTCGTTCGCCGAGTACATGGGCTACCAGGTGGTCTCCGAGGACCCCGAGTTCGCCGGCGCCTGGACCGACTACGGCGCCAACCGCAAGTACCGCGGGTCCGACAGCGACCAGCGCCCCTCCACCCACCCGGTCGCGCCGCTGCCCGAGGACGTCCCCGACACCGCCTCCGCGCTGACCAACATCGACGGCATCTCCTACGCCAAGGGCGGCTCCGCGCTGCGCCAACTGGTCACGTGGATGGGCCGCGAGGACTTCCTGACCGGACTCGACGCGCACTTCGCCCGGCACCGCTTCGGCAACGCCCGCCTCGCCGACCTGATCGACTCGCTGGCCGCCGCCACCGAACGCGACGTGCCCGCCTGGGCGCAGGCGTGGCTGCGCACCACCGGCGTGGACACCCTCACCCCGTCCGCCTCGCCCGCGCCCGGCGGCTGGCGGCTGGAGATCGGCCACAGCGGCGAGCGCCCGCACCGCATCGACGTCGGGCTGTACGACCGGGCGGCCGACGACCCGGCGCGCCTGGTGCTGCGCGAGCGCGCCACCGTGGACATCACGGCCACCTCCGCGGTCGAGCGCCGCACCTTCGACGGCGCCCGCCCCGACCTGGTGCTGCTCAACGACGGCGACCTCAGCTTCGTCAAGGTCCGGTTCGACGACCGCTCGTGGGAGGCGCTGCGCGACGCCCTCGGCAGCATCCCCGACCCGCTGGCCCGCTCGGTGGCCTGGAACGCCGCCCGCGACCTGGTGCGCGACGCCCGGCTGGCGCCGGCCGACTACCTGGACCTGGTCGCCCGGCACCTGCCGGCCGAGTCCGACCCGTCGATCGTGCACGGCGTGCTCACCTTCGCCCGGGTGACCGTCGCCGACCGCTACCTGGACCCGCGCGCGCGGCCCGGCGCGCTCGCCGGCCTCGCCGCGACCGCCCGCGCGCTGCTCGCCGAGGGCCACGCCGGCAACCGGCTCACCGCCACCCGCGCCCTGGTCGTCTCGGCGCTGGGCGACGAGGACGCGGCCGAACTGCGCGCCTGGTACGACAAGGACGCCTCGCCCGGCGGTGACGGCGCCCCCGACCAGGAACTGCGCTGGCTGCTGCTCGGGCGGCTGGCCGTGCTGGGCGCGGCCGGCCCCGCCGACATCGACGCGGAGCTGGCCCGCGATCCCGGCGCCGCCGGACACGAGGCCGCCGCACGCTGCCGGGCGGCGCTGCCGGACGCCGACGCCAAGGCCGCCGCCTGGCAGGCGATCTTCCACGAGTCGCGGTCCAACCACCTGCTCGGCGCGGCTGCGGAGGGCTTCTGGCAGCCCGAACAGCGGGACCTGCTCGCGGACTACCTGCCGCGCTACTACCCGGACGCGATCACGGTCGCGGCCCGGCGCGGGCCGGCCGTCTCCGACGCGGTCGCCCGGCGCGGTTTCCCGGTCGCCGAAGTCACCCCGCAGGCACTGGCGTTGGGCCGGGCTGCGCTGGAGGACCCCGCGCTCACCCCGGCGCTGCGCCGCTCCTTCGCCGACCAACTGGACGACCTCGCACGGGCGCTGCGCGTCCGCCAGGTCTTCGGCGGCTGA
- a CDS encoding branched-chain amino acid ABC transporter substrate-binding protein, with protein sequence MTTGALTLTACGSRSDDSKKSSGDDGGGSNITLTIGVDAPLTGQNSATGLGLQYGTQLAVDDANANKLVPGVTFKVKALDDKALPATGQQNATALVQDSNVIGAVGPLNSGVAESMQQVFATANMVEISPANTNPDLTQGKDWATGKKVRPFKTYFRTATTDANQGGFAADYAYNTLKKKDVFVVDDKQAYGAGLASIFKSKFASLGGKIAGTDHVNTGDTDYSALVTKIKQSHADMLYYGGQYDESELITKQLKAGGVNIPLMGGDGMYSDTYIKTAGAAATGDLATSVGVPVDTLPAAQNFIKAYKAKKYPGDYGTYGGYSYDAATAIIKAVGAVMDANGGKLPSMNDARSKVVDAVQKTDFDGIAGHVAFDQYGDTTNKQLTVYQVKNGKWTAVKSGVYTG encoded by the coding sequence ATGACCACAGGAGCCCTCACACTGACCGCTTGCGGCTCGCGCAGCGACGACAGCAAGAAGAGCAGTGGCGACGACGGCGGTGGCAGCAACATCACGCTCACCATCGGCGTCGACGCGCCACTGACCGGCCAGAACTCCGCCACCGGCCTCGGCCTGCAGTACGGCACGCAGCTCGCGGTGGACGACGCCAACGCCAACAAGCTCGTGCCCGGCGTGACCTTCAAGGTCAAGGCGCTCGACGACAAGGCGCTGCCGGCCACCGGCCAGCAGAACGCCACCGCGCTGGTGCAGGACAGCAACGTCATCGGCGCCGTCGGCCCGCTCAACTCCGGTGTGGCCGAATCGATGCAGCAGGTCTTCGCCACCGCCAACATGGTGGAGATCTCGCCGGCCAACACCAACCCCGACCTCACCCAGGGCAAGGACTGGGCGACCGGCAAGAAGGTCCGCCCCTTCAAGACCTACTTCCGCACCGCCACCACCGACGCCAACCAGGGCGGCTTCGCGGCGGACTACGCCTACAACACCCTGAAGAAGAAGGACGTCTTCGTCGTCGACGACAAGCAGGCGTACGGCGCCGGCCTGGCCTCGATCTTCAAGAGCAAGTTCGCCTCCCTGGGCGGCAAGATCGCCGGCACCGACCACGTCAACACCGGCGACACCGACTACTCGGCCCTCGTCACCAAGATCAAGCAGTCGCACGCCGACATGCTCTACTACGGCGGCCAGTACGACGAGTCCGAGCTGATCACCAAGCAGCTCAAGGCCGGCGGCGTGAACATCCCGCTCATGGGCGGCGACGGCATGTACTCCGACACGTACATCAAGACCGCGGGCGCCGCCGCCACCGGCGACCTCGCCACCTCCGTCGGCGTGCCCGTCGACACCCTCCCGGCCGCCCAGAACTTCATCAAGGCGTACAAGGCCAAGAAGTACCCCGGTGACTACGGCACCTACGGCGGCTACTCCTACGACGCCGCCACCGCCATCATCAAGGCCGTCGGGGCCGTCATGGACGCCAACGGCGGCAAGCTGCCGTCCATGAACGACGCCCGCTCCAAGGTCGTGGACGCCGTCCAGAAGACCGACTTCGACGGCATCGCCGGCCACGTCGCCTTCGACCAGTACGGCGACACCACCAACAAGCAGCTGACCGTCTACCAGGTCAAGAACGGCAAGTGGACCGCTGTGAAGAGCGGCGTCTACACGGGCTGA
- the pyk gene encoding pyruvate kinase, with protein MRRAKIVCTLGPATESYDQIKALVEAGMDVARLNLSHGGYAEHEDRYRRVRKAADETGRSVGILADLQGPKIRLGRFAEGPVLLERGDEFTITVDDIEGDQAICGTTYKGLTADVARGERILVDDGRVTLEVTDVEGPRVHTMVIEGGMVSDHKGLNLPGVAVSVPALSDKDIRDLRWALRTGADVIALSFVRSGRDMDDVLRIMEEEGRRVPVIAKIEKPQAVENLEDIVDAFDGIMVARGDLGVEMPLEAVPIVQKRAVKLARRNAKPVIVATQMLDSMIDNSRPTRAEASDVANAVIDGTDAVMLSGETSVGKYPIETVKVMSRIVAAAEEDILAAGLPPLTGSNKPRTQGGAVARAAAEMGDFLGASYLVAFTQSGDTVRRLSRYRSPIPVLAFTPEEATRSQLNLTWGVETFLGPTVQTTDEMVQQVDEQLLRIGRCKRGDVVVITAGSPPGMPGTTNMVRVHHIGEDDSPKR; from the coding sequence ATGCGTCGAGCCAAGATTGTCTGCACCCTGGGTCCTGCCACCGAGTCCTACGACCAGATCAAGGCGCTGGTCGAGGCAGGAATGGACGTCGCCCGCCTGAACCTCAGCCACGGCGGCTACGCCGAGCACGAGGACCGCTACCGGCGGGTCCGCAAGGCCGCCGACGAGACCGGGCGCAGCGTCGGCATCCTCGCCGACCTTCAGGGTCCGAAGATCAGGCTGGGACGTTTCGCCGAAGGTCCGGTACTGCTTGAACGCGGCGACGAGTTCACCATCACCGTCGACGACATCGAGGGTGACCAGGCGATCTGCGGCACCACCTACAAGGGGCTGACCGCCGACGTGGCCCGCGGGGAGCGCATCCTCGTGGACGACGGCCGGGTCACCCTGGAGGTGACCGACGTCGAGGGCCCGCGCGTGCACACCATGGTCATCGAGGGCGGCATGGTCTCCGACCACAAGGGCCTGAACCTGCCCGGCGTCGCCGTCTCCGTCCCGGCGCTGTCCGACAAGGACATCCGCGACCTGCGCTGGGCACTGCGCACCGGCGCCGATGTGATCGCGCTGTCCTTCGTGCGCAGCGGGCGCGACATGGACGACGTGCTGCGGATCATGGAGGAGGAGGGGCGCCGGGTCCCGGTGATCGCCAAGATCGAGAAGCCCCAGGCGGTGGAGAACCTGGAGGACATCGTCGACGCCTTCGACGGGATCATGGTCGCCCGCGGCGACCTGGGCGTCGAGATGCCGCTGGAGGCCGTGCCGATCGTCCAGAAGCGCGCGGTCAAGCTCGCCCGGCGCAACGCGAAACCGGTCATCGTCGCCACCCAGATGCTCGACTCGATGATCGACAACTCCCGCCCCACCCGCGCCGAGGCCAGCGACGTGGCCAACGCGGTGATCGACGGCACCGACGCGGTGATGCTCTCCGGCGAGACGAGCGTCGGCAAGTACCCGATCGAGACGGTCAAGGTGATGTCCCGGATCGTGGCCGCCGCCGAGGAGGACATCCTCGCCGCCGGCCTGCCGCCGCTGACCGGCAGCAACAAGCCGCGCACCCAGGGCGGCGCGGTCGCCCGCGCCGCGGCCGAGATGGGCGACTTCCTCGGCGCCTCCTACCTGGTGGCCTTCACCCAGTCCGGCGACACGGTGCGCCGGCTGTCCCGCTACCGCTCGCCGATCCCGGTGCTCGCCTTCACCCCGGAGGAGGCCACCCGCTCCCAGCTCAACCTCACCTGGGGCGTGGAGACGTTCCTCGGCCCGACCGTGCAGACCACCGACGAGATGGTGCAGCAGGTGGACGAGCAACTGCTGCGGATCGGCCGCTGCAAGAGGGGTGACGTCGTGGTGATCACGGCCGGCTCGCCGCCCGGAATGCCCGGCACCACCAACATGGTCCGGGTCCATCACATCGGCGAGGACGACTCCCCGAAGAGGTAA
- a CDS encoding branched-chain amino acid ABC transporter permease: protein MHTLPQQLANGLFLGSMYGLIAIGYTMVYGIVQLINFAHGEIFMTGAFGALTVWNVLPDGMNIWAALPLMLIGGALVSVLIAVGAERFAYRPLRGAPRLAPLITAIGLSLALQQAIFVWYPGADNAKNFPQLGTHPYHIGSISVQRNDIFLVVAAAICMIGLAAFVRTSRTGRAMQATAQDPDTAQLMGIDTNRIIVIAFAIGGLFAAVAGVAFGLKYGQINYNMGFQAGLKAFTAAVLGGIGNIYGAMLGGLVLGIAEACATAYIANIPGMHQLGGQGWANVWAFVLLIVVLLVRPQGLLGERVADRA from the coding sequence GTGCACACCCTGCCGCAACAGCTGGCCAACGGGCTGTTCCTCGGCTCGATGTACGGGCTCATCGCCATCGGCTACACGATGGTGTACGGCATCGTCCAGCTCATCAACTTCGCCCACGGCGAGATCTTCATGACCGGCGCCTTCGGCGCGCTCACCGTATGGAACGTGCTGCCCGACGGCATGAACATCTGGGCCGCACTGCCCCTGATGCTCATCGGCGGCGCCCTCGTCTCCGTGCTCATAGCGGTAGGCGCCGAACGGTTCGCCTACCGGCCGCTGCGCGGCGCCCCCCGCCTCGCGCCGCTCATCACCGCGATCGGCCTCTCGCTCGCCCTCCAGCAGGCGATCTTCGTCTGGTACCCCGGCGCCGACAACGCCAAGAACTTCCCGCAGCTCGGCACCCACCCGTACCACATCGGCTCCATCAGCGTGCAGCGCAACGACATCTTCCTCGTCGTCGCCGCCGCGATCTGCATGATCGGCCTGGCCGCCTTCGTCCGCACCAGCCGCACCGGCCGCGCCATGCAGGCCACCGCGCAGGACCCGGACACCGCCCAGCTCATGGGCATCGACACCAACCGCATCATCGTGATCGCGTTCGCCATCGGCGGCCTGTTCGCCGCCGTCGCCGGTGTCGCCTTCGGCCTGAAGTACGGCCAGATCAACTACAACATGGGCTTCCAGGCCGGCCTGAAAGCCTTCACCGCCGCGGTACTCGGCGGCATCGGCAACATCTACGGCGCCATGCTCGGCGGACTCGTCCTCGGCATCGCCGAAGCGTGCGCCACCGCCTACATCGCCAACATCCCCGGCATGCACCAGCTCGGCGGACAGGGCTGGGCCAACGTATGGGCCTTCGTACTGCTCATCGTGGTCCTCCTGGTCCGACCACAGGGCCTGCTGGGTGAACGCGTAGCGGACAGGGCGTGA
- a CDS encoding pyridoxal phosphate-dependent decarboxylase family protein gives MPMPGLAGGRGTAEALRPLVDTVCGALAEGARDRGGPVPRGGPEGVARLVDQAAPDVLPLAGTGEHEALATLVHLMAAGAADPADALCAAHLHCPPLAVAAAADLAASALNPSMDSWDQAPAASALEARVTAALATLVYPDLPAPDALVTTGGTESNQLALLLARERAAGGPRVQVVCGANAHHSVQRAAWLLGLPQPIVLDTPAGVLDPAAVATALDQLPGRPLVVATAGTTDSGAIDPLPAIAHATGRHGAELHVDAAYGGPLLFSSREAAKLDGLQSAVSVTLDLHKLGWQPVAAGLLAVPDGTALRPLAHQADYLNATDDTEAGLPDLLGRSLRTTRRPDVLKLAVTLRALGREGVADLVDRVCDLAADLADRIERHPALTLHAPPAISTVLFRPTAATDEETAELRRRLLHEGRAVLGRARAGGRLWLKATLLNPHLRPDDLDTLLNLTTEGTTAR, from the coding sequence ATGCCGATGCCCGGACTTGCCGGTGGACGCGGAACCGCCGAGGCGCTGCGGCCCCTGGTGGACACCGTGTGCGGCGCGCTGGCGGAGGGCGCGCGCGACCGCGGCGGACCGGTGCCGCGCGGGGGCCCGGAGGGCGTGGCCCGGCTCGTCGACCAGGCCGCCCCGGACGTCCTGCCGCTGGCCGGCACCGGCGAGCACGAAGCCCTCGCCACCCTGGTGCACCTGATGGCCGCCGGCGCCGCCGACCCGGCCGACGCGCTGTGCGCCGCCCACCTGCACTGCCCGCCGCTGGCCGTCGCCGCGGCCGCCGACCTGGCCGCCTCCGCGCTCAACCCGTCGATGGACTCCTGGGACCAGGCCCCCGCCGCCAGCGCCCTGGAAGCGCGGGTCACCGCCGCCCTGGCCACCCTCGTCTACCCCGACCTGCCCGCCCCCGACGCCCTGGTGACCACCGGCGGCACCGAGTCCAACCAACTCGCCCTGCTGCTCGCCCGCGAACGCGCCGCCGGCGGCCCCCGGGTCCAGGTCGTGTGCGGCGCGAACGCCCACCACAGCGTCCAGCGCGCCGCCTGGCTGCTCGGCCTGCCGCAGCCCATCGTGCTGGACACCCCCGCAGGCGTCCTCGACCCGGCCGCCGTGGCCACCGCCCTGGACCAACTGCCCGGCCGCCCCCTGGTGGTCGCCACCGCCGGCACCACCGACAGCGGCGCCATCGACCCGCTGCCCGCGATCGCCCACGCCACCGGGCGGCACGGCGCCGAACTCCACGTCGACGCCGCCTACGGCGGACCCCTGCTGTTCAGCAGCCGCGAGGCCGCCAAACTCGACGGCCTGCAGTCCGCGGTGTCGGTCACCCTCGACCTGCACAAGCTCGGCTGGCAGCCCGTCGCCGCCGGCCTGCTCGCCGTGCCCGACGGCACCGCGCTGCGCCCGCTGGCCCACCAGGCCGACTACCTCAACGCCACCGACGACACCGAGGCCGGCCTGCCCGACCTGCTCGGCCGCTCGCTGCGCACCACCCGCCGCCCCGACGTCCTCAAACTCGCCGTCACCCTGCGCGCCCTGGGCCGCGAGGGCGTCGCCGACCTCGTCGACCGCGTCTGCGACCTCGCGGCCGACCTCGCCGACCGGATCGAGCGCCACCCCGCGCTCACCCTCCACGCGCCCCCCGCGATCAGCACCGTGCTGTTCCGCCCGACCGCCGCCACCGACGAGGAGACCGCCGAACTGCGCCGCCGCCTGCTCCACGAGGGCCGCGCCGTGCTGGGCCGGGCCCGCGCCGGCGGCCGGCTCTGGCTCAAGGCCACCCTGCTCAACCCGCACCTGCGCCCCGACGACCTCGACACGCTGCTGAACCTCACCACGGAAGGCACCACGGCACGATGA
- a CDS encoding bifunctional metallophosphatase/5'-nucleotidase gives MPLNRRDFINRSAATGAGVALTGAAGAVAATPAQASDHRPSPGHGPRPKTYSLRVLGTTDVHGHALNWDYFTNAEYDDATHNDVGMAKLATLIEDARAEKGHDRTLLVDAGDIIQGTQLSYYFARVEPITGAKKGPKHPMALAMNHMRYDAAALGNHEFNYGIPLLRAFQDQCDFPLLAANAVDAKTLRPAFPPYLVKELRVEGGPNIKVGILGLTNPGIAVWDKANVQGQLSFPGLVEQARLYVPKLRALGCDVVFCTDHSGLDGSTTYGDAVPYPENASSLVAAQVPGIDAILVGHTHVERPQTLVVNEETGRTVVLSEPLMWGMRLSVFDIDLELEHGRWKVTSVQAGVRNANTVAEDPVVAALVRAEHQKVVTYVNQVVGTCTEAMSAAESTYKDTPIIDFVNKVQSDTVTAALAGSQYADVPVLSQASPFSRTAAIPAGQVSLRDVAGLYVYENTLDAKLLTGAQVKDYLEWSAEYFVQTAPDAPVDVTKITNANNTPDFSYDVLSGVSYDIDIAQPAGSRIANLTHGGAAIDPAAQFVLAVNNYRSSGGSNYPHIATAQSVWSNSDEIRNTIIAWVQAHGTIDPSDFGGDQWRLTRDGAPLFG, from the coding sequence ATGCCGCTCAACCGCAGGGACTTCATCAACCGATCCGCCGCGACAGGTGCGGGCGTCGCGCTCACCGGCGCGGCCGGCGCGGTGGCGGCGACCCCGGCGCAGGCCTCCGACCACCGCCCCTCCCCCGGCCACGGTCCCCGGCCGAAGACGTACAGCCTGCGCGTGCTGGGCACCACCGACGTGCACGGACACGCCCTGAACTGGGACTACTTCACCAACGCCGAGTACGACGACGCCACCCACAACGACGTCGGCATGGCCAAGCTCGCCACCCTCATCGAGGACGCCCGCGCCGAGAAGGGCCACGACCGCACCCTGCTGGTCGACGCCGGCGACATCATCCAGGGCACCCAGCTCTCGTACTACTTCGCGCGGGTCGAGCCGATCACCGGCGCGAAGAAGGGCCCGAAGCACCCGATGGCGCTGGCGATGAACCACATGCGCTACGACGCCGCCGCGCTCGGCAACCACGAGTTCAACTACGGCATCCCGCTGCTGCGCGCCTTCCAGGACCAGTGCGACTTCCCGCTGCTGGCCGCCAACGCGGTCGACGCCAAGACGCTGCGGCCGGCGTTCCCGCCGTACCTGGTCAAGGAACTGCGGGTGGAGGGCGGCCCGAACATCAAGGTCGGCATCCTGGGACTGACCAACCCCGGCATCGCGGTGTGGGACAAGGCCAACGTGCAGGGGCAGCTCTCCTTCCCCGGACTGGTCGAGCAGGCGAGGCTCTACGTCCCCAAGCTGCGCGCGCTCGGCTGCGACGTGGTCTTCTGCACCGACCACTCCGGCCTGGACGGCAGCACCACCTACGGCGACGCGGTCCCCTACCCGGAGAACGCGTCCTCGCTGGTGGCCGCGCAGGTGCCCGGCATCGACGCGATCCTGGTCGGCCACACCCACGTGGAGCGCCCGCAGACGCTGGTGGTCAACGAGGAGACCGGCCGGACCGTGGTGCTGTCCGAACCGCTGATGTGGGGCATGCGGCTGAGCGTGTTCGACATCGACCTGGAGCTGGAGCACGGCCGCTGGAAGGTGACCTCCGTCCAGGCCGGGGTGCGCAACGCCAACACCGTCGCCGAGGACCCGGTGGTCGCGGCCCTGGTGCGCGCCGAGCACCAGAAGGTCGTCACCTACGTCAACCAGGTCGTCGGCACCTGCACCGAGGCGATGTCCGCGGCGGAGTCCACCTACAAGGACACCCCGATCATCGACTTCGTCAACAAGGTCCAGTCCGACACCGTCACCGCGGCGCTGGCCGGCTCGCAGTACGCCGACGTGCCGGTGCTCTCGCAGGCGTCGCCGTTCTCCCGCACCGCGGCCATCCCCGCCGGGCAGGTCTCGCTGCGCGACGTGGCGGGCCTGTACGTCTACGAGAACACGCTGGACGCCAAGCTGCTGACCGGCGCCCAGGTCAAGGACTACCTGGAGTGGTCCGCGGAGTACTTCGTGCAGACCGCGCCGGACGCCCCGGTCGACGTCACGAAGATCACCAACGCGAACAACACCCCCGACTTCAGCTACGACGTGCTCAGCGGGGTGTCGTACGACATCGACATCGCGCAGCCGGCCGGGTCGCGGATCGCGAACCTCACGCACGGCGGGGCCGCGATCGACCCCGCCGCGCAGTTCGTGCTCGCGGTGAACAACTACCGCTCCAGCGGCGGCAGCAACTACCCGCACATCGCGACCGCGCAGTCGGTGTGGTCGAACTCCGACGAGATCCGCAACACCATCATCGCGTGGGTGCAGGCGCACGGCACGATCGACCCGTCGGACTTCGGCGGCGACCAGTGGCGGCTGACCCGCGACGGGGCGCCGCTGTTCGGCTGA